The following proteins are co-located in the Leucoraja erinacea ecotype New England chromosome 27, Leri_hhj_1, whole genome shotgun sequence genome:
- the atp5mc1 gene encoding ATP synthase F(0) complex subunit C1, mitochondrial gives MMYACAKFVSCPAVVRSTSRTFLRPMSASVLSRPELRNEQAQLLPGPGSALMQMVRRDLQTSVTSRDIDTAAKFIGAGAATVGVAGSGAGIGTVFGSLIIGYARNPSLKQQLFSYAILGFALSEAMGLFCLMVAFLILFAM, from the exons ATGATGTACGCTTGTGCTAAGTTTGTCTCCTGTCCTGCTGTG GTTCGCAGCACTTCAAGGACATTCCTCAGGCCTATGTCGGCCTCTGTCCTAAGCAGACCAGAGCTCCGAAATGAACAG GCACAGCTCCTCCCTGGACCAGGGAGCGCACTGATGCAGATGGTAAGGCGGGACCTCCAGACCAGTGTCACCTCCCGGGACATCGACACTGCTGCTAAGTTTATCGGTGCTGGAGCTGCCACCGTGGGGGTGGCTGGCTCCGGTGCTGGTATTGGAACTGTGTTTGGCAGCTTGATCATCGGCTATGCCAG GAACCCTTCTCTGAAACAGCAGCTTTTCTCCTACGCCATCCTGGGATTTGCCCTGTCTGAAGCCATGGGGCTCTTCTGTCTGATGGTTGCCTTCCTCATCCTGTTTGCCATGTAA